The proteins below come from a single Salinilacihabitans rarus genomic window:
- the rpsJ gene encoding 30S ribosomal protein S10 has translation MQQARVRLAGTSPEDLDEICADVREIANNTGVNLSGPIPLPTKTLEVPTRKSPDGEGTATWEHWEMRVHKRLIDLDADERALRQLMRIQVPNDVSIEIVLED, from the coding sequence ATGCAACAGGCACGCGTTCGACTCGCGGGCACGAGTCCGGAAGACCTCGACGAGATCTGTGCGGACGTCCGCGAGATCGCGAACAACACCGGCGTCAACCTGAGCGGGCCGATCCCGCTCCCGACGAAGACGCTCGAGGTGCCGACCCGCAAGTCGCCCGACGGCGAGGGCACCGCTACGTGGGAGCACTGGGAGATGCGCGTCCACAAGCGCCTGATCGACCTGGACGCCGACGAACGCGCACTCCGCCAGCTCATGCGCATTCAGGTGCCAAACGACGTCTCGATCGAGATCGTCCTCGAAGACTGA
- a CDS encoding rhomboid family intramembrane serine protease, with translation MTVAGGNGTGTESPVVETLALFVVVFALQGVAYAVGRTALVVGLFALSPPLEANPWTIVTSVYAHDGLAHLLSNGVALVLFGWPIARATTRLRFHAFFVATGAFAGVAQVWVSGAVFGVDNPEVLGASGAVFALMGYLLAGNRLADGLAARVEVPRWATLAAFVALAAIITVATAAPQVALIAHFAGFLLGLVAGRAGVLEPRTRRALAT, from the coding sequence ATGACCGTCGCCGGCGGCAACGGGACCGGGACCGAGAGCCCGGTCGTCGAGACGCTCGCGCTGTTCGTCGTCGTCTTCGCCCTCCAGGGGGTCGCCTACGCCGTCGGCCGGACGGCGCTGGTGGTCGGCCTGTTTGCCCTCTCGCCGCCGCTCGAAGCGAACCCGTGGACGATCGTCACGAGCGTCTACGCCCACGACGGTCTCGCGCACCTCCTCTCGAACGGCGTCGCGCTCGTGCTGTTCGGCTGGCCGATCGCCCGCGCGACGACCCGGCTACGGTTTCACGCCTTTTTCGTCGCGACGGGGGCGTTCGCAGGCGTCGCTCAGGTCTGGGTCAGCGGTGCAGTCTTCGGCGTCGACAACCCCGAGGTCCTCGGCGCCAGCGGCGCCGTCTTCGCGCTGATGGGGTACCTGCTGGCCGGCAACCGCCTCGCGGACGGGCTGGCCGCCCGGGTCGAGGTCCCCCGCTGGGCGACGCTCGCTGCGTTCGTCGCCCTCGCGGCGATCATCACCGTCGCGACCGCCGCGCCCCAGGTGGCGCTGATCGCCCACTTCGCCGGCTTCCTGCTGGGGCTCGTGGCGGGCAGGGCGGGCGTACTGGAGCCGAGGACCCGGCGGGCACTCGCTACGTGA
- a CDS encoding universal stress protein, which yields MLSRVLVPMDDSDHAEHALEYALDNHPDAEVTVLHVVGVPSMMMGDAVGLALEDDIDEAAADRAEPVFERARAIADERDREIDTAVGVGHPARNVIDRAGDYDTVVLGSHGEDWRRATRRFLVGNVAETVSKRAPVPVTLVR from the coding sequence ATGCTCTCGCGCGTTCTCGTTCCGATGGACGACTCCGACCACGCTGAACACGCTCTAGAGTACGCACTCGACAACCACCCCGATGCCGAGGTGACCGTCTTACACGTCGTCGGCGTCCCGTCGATGATGATGGGCGACGCAGTCGGTCTCGCGCTCGAAGACGACATCGACGAGGCCGCCGCCGACCGCGCCGAACCGGTTTTCGAACGCGCTCGCGCGATCGCCGACGAGCGTGATCGAGAGATCGACACGGCCGTCGGCGTGGGCCACCCGGCCCGGAACGTGATCGATCGTGCCGGCGACTACGACACGGTTGTACTCGGCAGTCACGGCGAAGACTGGCGGCGCGCGACGCGCCGCTTTCTCGTCGGCAACGTCGCCGAGACGGTGTCCAAACGGGCACCGGTGCCGGTAACGCTCGTGCGCTGA
- a CDS encoding inorganic phosphate transporter has translation MVETVLLVGVVASIFVGFNIGGSSTGITWGPSVGAGIVTKTTAAAVMTFFVFFGGWTVGRNVMKTLSEGIITTDLTLTAGVAVLFFIGLGILVANLFGVPVPTSMTTVGAIAGLGLATDTLNYATIAEILSWWIVTPVLGLWIGVIIGRYVYPAVNRRVRIEKSDGPLLVLDRGGRLPTPAFGPNTTWSEFTTTLVVFVIGCYMAFSAGASNVPNAAAPLVGGVGGLGTDTAIVLATLAIGFGGFTIARRTMESVGGELSDIPLLAALFVMITASTITTTLSWLGIPISLVMATVMTIVGIGWGRATRPVTVREAVTGDVENRDIELGAIVAEEQEATPTPAIGEQEPDEVIDAANLFNPRAIVKYVSMWVIGPSMSTILAYGFFIVVPGVA, from the coding sequence ATGGTCGAGACCGTTTTATTAGTCGGGGTCGTCGCGTCAATATTCGTCGGGTTCAACATCGGCGGCTCGTCGACGGGCATCACGTGGGGGCCCTCGGTCGGTGCCGGAATCGTGACGAAGACGACGGCCGCGGCAGTCATGACGTTCTTCGTTTTCTTCGGCGGGTGGACCGTCGGCCGGAACGTCATGAAGACGCTCAGCGAGGGCATCATCACGACCGATCTCACGCTGACGGCGGGCGTCGCCGTCCTCTTTTTCATCGGGCTTGGGATCCTCGTCGCCAATCTCTTCGGCGTCCCCGTCCCGACGTCGATGACGACCGTCGGCGCCATCGCCGGACTCGGACTCGCGACGGATACGCTGAACTACGCGACGATCGCGGAGATCCTCTCGTGGTGGATCGTCACCCCGGTTCTTGGGCTGTGGATCGGCGTCATCATCGGTCGTTACGTCTATCCGGCGGTCAACCGTCGGGTTCGAATCGAAAAGTCCGACGGGCCGTTACTGGTCCTCGATCGGGGGGGACGACTTCCGACGCCGGCGTTCGGCCCGAACACCACGTGGTCGGAGTTTACCACGACGCTGGTCGTCTTCGTTATCGGCTGTTACATGGCGTTCAGCGCCGGTGCGAGTAACGTTCCGAACGCCGCCGCACCACTGGTCGGCGGTGTCGGTGGACTCGGCACGGACACCGCGATCGTCCTCGCCACGCTCGCGATCGGATTCGGCGGGTTTACGATCGCCCGCCGAACGATGGAGTCGGTCGGCGGCGAACTGAGCGACATTCCACTGCTCGCCGCGCTGTTCGTCATGATAACGGCATCGACGATTACGACCACCCTCTCGTGGCTCGGGATCCCGATCAGCCTCGTGATGGCGACGGTGATGACGATCGTTGGCATCGGGTGGGGCCGAGCGACCCGTCCGGTCACCGTTCGCGAGGCGGTCACCGGTGACGTCGAAAACCGCGATATCGAACTGGGCGCCATCGTCGCTGAGGAACAGGAAGCGACGCCGACACCGGCGATCGGCGAGCAAGAACCCGACGAGGTGATCGACGCGGCCAACCTCTTTAACCCACGGGCGATCGTCAAGTACGTCTCGATGTGGGTCATCGGTCCGTCGATGTCGACGATCCTCGCCTACGGGTTCTTCATCGTCGTGCCCGGAGTTGCCTGA